The window CCTTCTCAAAGTTCTCTTGACTAACTTGCTCTGCTAAAGCTTCCGCTGTTTCAAGGAACAAAATTGGAGAGATTAATGTAAAACCTTATGAAgcagagaaaagaaaaaaaaaatcttcaaTTGGCGCCTTTAAATGTTTTAAATGAAGATGACAACAACGAAAAAGTGAAAGTTTGTTGTGGTCTTGTCAGTTCAAACTTAAGAACAAATGAAGCTTGGAAGAGGTGTCCTGTTGATTCTGTTGTCCATGTTTGAATGCATATGAAGAAAGTACAGTACTACTAGAAAACTACGACCTTGCGAATTTGATTGCAAAATATTCCTTCATAAACAGCTATCTCATGGAAATATGTAAAATTCGGGGTTCGGAATGCAAAACCTAGACAGTGATCAACTTGACAGTATCAAACAGCAAATGTGGACCTATTTTTGCAATTCCATGGACAATCTAAGAAGAATTTGTTGGCTGTCACCTTTCTTTTAATAAGTACTACTGGCTGTCAAATTTTTAACCACACCTTATGGGAGAGGCCGGAAAGATGATTACACCTTAGAACTTTCGTCCAGAAAATTCAAAATATAAGCATAGATGCATGTCAGAAGGGCAACTCGCCATTCCCCCCTCTACAAAAACATAAGAACGATCACTGCATGTAGGTTCATCAGCTTTTTTCCCCATTTTCCTGTTGTTCTCTGTTTCCTCATTTAcaaattttttttttggggggggggggggagggggaggggggtaaAATCTTGAACTACAACAATTTCCACAACTTACAGGCTGCCAGGAGCATGTCATCATGGACACGAATTGCACCAGAAATTATCAGTCCTAGACCAAACCCAGGGAAGATATATGCATTATTTGCCTAGACAAGGAAAAGAGAGAAGTTTAGAACATATCTTGCATAAATACTGATAATGTAAAGAGATTCATAGAAAAGGGGAAAAGGTAAAAATGGTAAGTAGTCAAGGTTCTGAAATCTCTGACCTGACCGGACGCGTAGATCTTCCCGTTGTACTCAACTGGGGCAAACGGACTCCCGCTAGCAAAAATGGCTCGCCCCTGAAGGAGACATGAAAAGAATATTACAGacttaaaaaataataacaaaatcaTATGGGACCTGGGAGAGAAATAATGACATTGTAAGACCAAGTTCAAACATGAAAAAGTAAAGTGTCCATTATCTAACCTCACTCCAGGTATAAGCTTCTTCAGCAGTACATTCAGACTGTGACGTTGGATTGGAGAGGGCAAAAATAATTGGTTTCTGCCATACAGACCATTGAAAACGTAAGTTTATGCTTTTACATGTTAGTGACACTAACTGCAGAATGTAGCTTTTCTTATGATCTTATCCAAGTAGGGATCCATTCTCTTACCTCATTGAATGTTGCCATAGCTTGTACAACTTCTTTAGTAAATGTTCTCCCAGCTCCAGAAGACCCAATCAAAACTGTTGGCTTAATTGACTGGCACAAAAAGAGGActgtgtgagagagagagtgtgtgtgtgtgtgtgtgtgtgtgtgtgtgtgtgtgagtgagagagagagagagacagagagaggGAGATGGagggggggagagagagagagagagcaaggaggatgagagaatagagataccaCCTTGACAGCATTCACCAGATCTTTTACTGGTTCGTGGTCATGTGCCCAGGGCCTCTTAAAATGTTGAAGCGACTCCATGCGAGAATTAACAATCAGCCCCTAGAGGGAGATATGGATGCTTTAATATAATACAAGCTGTGGAAATGATGAAAAGAATAAAAAGTCTGATAAAGGAGTTTTTAGTACCTTAGAATCCAACATCCAAATTTTCTTACGAGTCTCTTCTAGAGGGATTCCAGTCTGCACAAGAAAGAGTACTGTAAAGCTAGCCGAATATCTTCACTTTAAACGTAGTTGAAACTCGAAGCAGAAGAgctaataaataaaaaagaactgAATTGTATCCTTTTAAATCTACCTGCTTTGACATTTCAAGAGCTATGAGTTCTGCTATACCTGTTCCAGCCTGCATTGACGACAAGGCGAATGGGACACAAAAATGAACATTTAGAGGCAGAAAGGGTGATCAAATCAGAAGAAATACAAGTAGCTCTTCAATATAGTTGCTAAAATCTTAAGAGCAGGAACACACTGAGCAACTTTGAACAGAATCCCATTTTGGTCTCGGAGCACACAATATTTTGTGTAAGTCAAATATTCAGTTATCCGATAAGCAAGGTCTTTTCCATGAAATGTggccccccaaaaaaaaaaagaaagttgCAGTTCAAAGTGAAGAAGAAGATAAATTCTGCAGTATAAGTAATAGCTGTACCTCCCCTGCTCCAAGGAATAAGAATGTATGTTCAGACAAGGTTCCTCCAACCAATTGCAATGCTGCCATGAGCCCTGCGAGGACCACAGATGCTGTTCCCTGGAACAAAAACAAGATAATATGTTTGCTATTGAACGCTTGTAACAAACAGAAAAACCATCACTTCCTACTCCCGCCCCCCgcaaaaaaaagaaaacaatgaCAAATTGATGAGTCCTTGACTTACCTGTATGTCATCATTGAAAACAAGGTGGCTAGTTCCGTACTTTGCAAGGAGGTCAAATGCATTATGATTTGCAAAGTCTTCAAACTAGAGATGTGGATAAACAAAGTTAGATtatcaattaaaatatttatttgcacATATCTGCAACTATGCCAGAGAACGTCTACCTGAATGAGCACTTTCTCCCCATAATTCTGCTTGACAGCATACATAAATTCATCAAAAAGTTCGGCATATTCCTGAATATGGGAAAGACGATTAAACAAAGTACATTAAGCAAATACTACATCTTCTATAGAATGTAGTGCAAAGTGAGCATGATCAGATATAAATTTCTGAACCTGTCCTCTAGCTCTTCTTTGCCTGAGTCCAATGTAAAATTCGTCGTTCAACAAATCCTCGTTGTTTGTACCCACATCAATGGTAATGGGCAAGCACTGAAAATAACGAGAGGATAGTCAAGCTTTCAATTGATGTAATCTGATAGGCAGGCAAAACAAAAAGCAACCAGATAAGATTATGTGACTGATAAACCTTGTACTCCCACTGTCTCAATGAATGGCAGAATTTGGAGTACGAGGGTccttaatattttttatatataatttacaTTTTCAGAAACTAGATAAACAGTATTATAATTTACAATTTTTGTTAGAAATATTTGGATACTTTTTTGtgtgtctacatcacaccccctcGGGTGAGGCCCTTTACCGGAATCTGCATGAATACAGGATGCTTTGTGATTGTGCTGCCCTTTCAAAGTGTCTCTTTGGCTGAGTGGTTcactaagttgctcggacaccgGTGCAggtgtccgacacgggtgcggatctagaggtcggatccttcgacATGTAAATTCTAAGACTCGgggatacggatcctagtacggatacgagtgcggggatccggctaaaaataattcaaaaaatataaaaatataaaaatctctaaattatgagaaattttgtggaagaCTTTTGTATAGTAAAGTGTGTGATGAGTAaaggattgatttcctagataaagTATGCTATTTTCGTCAAATTTATCCTACTTTTTGGTtctgatttcgggaatcaaattgtatctcatCTCGAACTTTTCCGTgtgtcgtggtcaaagtacccaaaattgtttgaccaaatccggtacggatcccatacccacactcatactagtgtcgtgtcaacacgggtgcggcacctaaattgccgtgtcggagcaacttaggtgGTTAAGGCGTGTGCCTGCTAAGTACATGGGGTTTCCACGCGAGAGTTCAAATCTCTCAGGCTTACGTTCCTCttttgaaggggagccttggagcaacaatAAAGTTGTCTCCGTATGACCTGTAGTTCACGGGTTTAAGCCGTGAAATCAACCACTAACGTTGAGTTAGAATAGGCTCCCTACACCACGCCTCCCTTGGGGGACGGTCCTTCCCCAGATCCTGCATGAATGCGAGATACTTTGTGCCCCGAGCTTTTCTTTGTTGTCGAAGAAAAAAATTGTTGACTCCAAATAGTAATAGTGTCCCACAAATTGGGACATaggaaataaattatttttaagcaCCATGTGCACATAGCATATACAGCGGAGTGCTATTACAGTATGCTAGGTGAGGTGACGACTGCGAAACGATCAGAAGCCGCTCAGGCTATAAAGTTAAAACATCCATTTTCAAATTGCAGGTTCATTTGTCAAACATATTGGGAGGAGTTCACAACCTTAAACAACTAACCCCATAATATGAGTGTATGATAAGGTGTTGGCGGATAGAGTGATAAAGTGAATTATCCAAACTCCATATAAGTACAATAGTATTTGTGAAATAAAGGTATCATCTCAATTCCAACTATTGTTACATCTATCCTACAGAAACTTACAGCTGATGGACGAATGCCTCCCAGAGCAGTGTATAAAGAGAGCTTGCCTACTGGAATCCCCATTCCCTGGTAAGACATAAATATTGTTATAATATGTTTTCAATTTCAGAGAAATACATTTGCAGTATACATGGAAAAATAATTTATAGGTTCTGAAAAGAACTGGATTAGTTAAACAGACAGGATTTTTTTGTCCCTAAAAATGGCTTTAGGAATTTCCAAAAAGTGAATCCACATTATACCTGGCAACCAAGGTCACCAAGGCCCAGAATTCGTTCTCCATCAGTAACAACAATAACTTGAATTTTCCTCTCAGGCCAATTTTTTAATACCTCATTAATTTTGCCTCTGCAAAAGGTTAGCACAGATTAGTTTTAACAAGAAATAAAAGGTCTCAAGCCATTAATTTGAGAAGCTATCTAGTGAATTTCTATCGCTTACTTTTCTTTCAAGCTGATAAAAAGACCTTGAGGACGCCTGAAGATGCTGCCATATTTCTGGCATGCTTCACCTACAGTTGGAGTGTAAACTATAGGAAGCAGCTCCTCAACGTTGTCCATAAGAAGCTTGTAGTAAAGCCTTTCATTCATCTCCTGCACAAATGCATACAATAACAAACAAGAGTATTACAAAGACATCCATACACGTGCAGAAGGACGTCTGGACTTGAGCTGAATAAACAAATGGTTTACATTTCTCAATGTCATCACTCTTCAAAGATTATTGTACCCTAATCATTTGTGTTCTCCACAACTTAGTAGTATAACTTAAAGGAGCTGATCCAAGAACAGCATAATTGCAGAAAGTATTTAGAGCCGTAAAATTATTTCTTTGACTACCTGAATATCCATCATGGCTATGTATCTTTGCAGTGGTACCTCATACTGACGGAGATTGTTCATCATTTTCTTGACCTGTGACAAGGAGTAGCACAACAATGTTGTTAAAAGAAAGGTGGAGACACAGAAACAATAGGACTGCAAAATGCAGTATACACAACCTGAAGGTCATGATTAACAACGACCGGAGGAAGAAGACCGCGCAAGTAGTGGGAATCTCTCTCTTTCTCACTGAAAGCAAGCCCTTTGTTATAGTGCGGATTACGCAACAATGAGTAACCACTGCAAGCGAAAGAGAAGAGTTATGCTTCAATGCATAAGTGCCATTAACTCTTAAGACTAATAATACCAAAAACAGTTACAAgataaatttttataaatttccTCACCAAAAGATTTTAATTTAACAATAAAAGAGCAGAAGAAAAGGCAAGTGCCATATTGAGATGACAAAAATCCAAAGATCATGCAAATGTGTACAAAGATTTTAAGCCTAGTTGGGATTAAGGCTCATAATTTTTAAGATCATAATAGAAGTGCCTCTAAAACCAGACAACCCCTAATATGTATTGGAATGAAATAGGTCCAAATATAACAGAATAAACAGAGAATTTATATGGACAGCCATTCAGTTTCAGATTGACACATTGCTGATTGATTGATTCAAGTAATTAAAAAGGACATTTACGCAAATAGCCGGCCGAATTCATTGTTTCCTTTTCCTAGCCAGTATACATAGATTAAACACTAACTATACACGGTTATACATATGCAATCAAACCTCTAACAGCCTCGTCTGTTCCGACATTTTTTGGCTGCTATAGTAAAGTGTTGTTATAGATAACTTGTATTATAACATTACATGAAAAAATGGTTCCAAAGAAAATTTGGTTGTTATAGTGAAGTATTGTCATAGAGGagggttgttatagagaggtttgactgtattaTAATAGATCTTACATATAGTATACATCATCCGGTTATTTTTAGCtttttaaagtaacaatacgatacaatacaataggtaacaaccatccaaacaagctgttaagcAGGTGGGTGAgtggctatttaggttaattcttctaatTAAAACTCATATAAATCCTGAGCTGATAACCAAAGCATAGTAATTATCGAAACATAATCAAGAAGTAATGTTTTCACCTAGCAACAGAAAGGGTCCAAGGGGTGATGGACTGATCTTCAGTGGCACTATCCTCACCATAAACATCCCCAACTCCACCTGTCACAGTAGATTTAATCTCCTTCTCTACCGGAGCTGCAGCACTTTCCTTCATAGAATTCTCCACCAAAACACTCACATTTCTGTCTCCTGGTTTACCATTTGAGTTCACAGCTGCTACTACAACCATAGGACCTGAaactcctcttctgcttgactgaGTCAAACATCTTGAAACCCCAGATAGCGAATTATTCTGCAAAATAATAaactttattatatatatatataacctgaTCTTGTTTTTTTTCTATGGCAACTCAAAATTTGGCCAAAGAACAATATTTAGCTTATTTCTAAATATGGGATTTAACATAGAAAAATGGGACTGGTCTAAATCAATCTGAATCAAGAAGTGTTCATGAATCAagggaatttttttattttttttggggaCAAGCAAAACATATATCCATAGAATTTTCTTAAGTTGAAATATATGAAAATGGGTGTGGTCCAAACAATCTAAAATCACGAATTATCCACTAATCAcgactagtttttttttttttggataaaagAAGATGAGTTTCTATGACTACGGACAAGAAATCTGAGGTGAAATCAGAATCTGAGTTAATATTACCGTAAAACTGCTTCCATTCAAGGAGAACATGGTGACAAAAAGTATAGGAGAAAGATAGAGTCTTTCTATTTCTTTAGCTGTGAAATGAAGTGAGGATTGAGGAAAGAAAGAAGAGAGAGTGAGGGGTTTTTCTTATGGatctgctctctctctctctctctccttcgTCTTCTCTCTCTCCCAATACTTTGTCGTCGCAAGTCTGCAATTTATCAGGACATTTGTAGCTGAACCAGGATGGACATTTGTGACTTTCCAATTTTTCACTGTAATAACATTTTGTTCCTTTCATGcccttttctttttttcattaTTACGTGTTTATTTTGTTCCTAAATGTTGTGGTATATTTGGTCTTAAATATTACTCACTGTAGCTTActttaagtaattttttttttgttgtttttacatATATTAAGAAATTTATCTTTTAGTATTAATTAATAATCTAATTGACCgtattaattataatttatttattaaaaatacaACAAATAATCTTAGGTTATTTACTCTCAGGGTaactttagaaaaaaaaattaatttttccttgatatttgaaaaatattaaatattatggACCACAAAATAAGGCCAAAAAATTACTTAAAGTGGACCGGGAGAAGTATTATTAAATATTATGGTACAATATTAAGTACTTTAATTAGAGGCATACTTTACTTCCAAAGTAGAGTTTTAATATTTAAATTAGGGGCGACTCATAGATAAACCCAAAAATAAAGTTTCAAACATCTTAAGGGCTTGTTTGGAAGGACACCTTGTTATTGAATTAGAATGTAATTGAATGCATATTTGTTACAAAGTAATAATTTGGTCACCATAAAATTGAGTGCAATTACATGTGTACAGTCAAAATGAAAGCAGTATATGCCTATGAATTTCTCGTACGTTGACTGACGATACAAGGTAGGTACTAGATGTCACGGTTAGAGTAACATTAGGAGAACAATTAATGGTTGAGAAAATATTAAGAAAGTAAAAGGTGGATGCTAATGATGCTGACAAGGATCTGTTTGTTCACTCCTGTGGAAACTGACATATGAACTGTCAAAATTTTGCCAAAGATTTTGTGATTTGCTTCTAATAAAAAACTAGGACTAGGAAGTTTTCGATGTGAGAAATACTCTTTGTATAATATATGTGAAATTGTCATTTTCTTTGAGTTATGCTCCTACTCAATTGTCATCTTGGTTACACGTTCGACCACTTGCCCCAACATCGATGTAAGTCATGTCTATTTTCTCATTTCTTCAAAAAGACAAAAcggaatttaaaattttaatttgatGAAATGCATTCCATATTCGTATCAACTTATACTGATTAAACATGATTAAgtagtattttaaaataaaaatatacgttacttatttattttaagtGATAGAAGTATCttattatgtaaatattttttatatgatAAGTAGATAAATTGTAAACTCGTGTATGTATAGAAAGAGAGAAGGGAGAGGGTTGGTATCtcaatcatcatatttttctaaaTCTTGTGAAATTCAAATTTCACACAGCTACAAATGTTTATCCATAaaacggtatagttgaatttgtaacatggtttatagacacgtgaattaatttgatccaagaatataaaataattaagaaCAGAAATAAACTGATTaaataaatttgaagaaaattcaAGCCTACAAACCTAACTATGAAGAGATCTTCTCCGTAAGCAAGAACAAGAATAATATGTAGaatagaaagaaagaatgttgttAATAGAATAAGAGCATATTTTGCCTTTTTGCGTACAGATATTTTTTCGTCCTTTACAATGAATACAAATTCTTCTATTTATAGCTTAATTGagggagacaagatccccaaatcaagctctTCTTTAATATGAATAAAAAAATCTCTTAATGGTTGCATAACTGCtggtaggggtgttcataaaaacccgaaaaaatgaaccaaaccgaccaaaaaaactgatacttttaggtttggtttggtttgggtttggttttgaattttaaaaaccgatcaaatttggtttgattttggttttaataaaaaaaaaactaaaaaaaacctaaccaaaccgactatagaagtagctatttaaatttattattacacatatatatatatgtatatttttatataaaattttatggtacatattagtcgtttatatttttagtctagttttttgctattataataatctaattcattgactttacattctagtttggctggtagttttcttttgctaagtataataatttattttatgttaaaataatcgatttttaattgagtacttaaattattcatcactatttgattcaattatcatcaatatatcttggtaaatgataggtttctcaaagagcaattggtttgatagtgttacattGAAAATATAGTCTccgcaatatgtgtttggtagtgtatgtatcatatttaagaaaaaaatcgataaataaccgaaaaattcgAAAAGCCGACCAAAACCAataaaaaccgaatcgataaaaaaccgacttaattggtttggtttggttccaatatttgaagaaccgacttacttggtttggtttctttttagggaaaaaccgaaccatgaacacccctaacgGCTGGGTATTAATGCAAAGATTATTTGTAATGGCTGCTTATCGAATGTTGTCTTTTCTAATCGATGTCTTCCTTTCAGATCTTCGTCTCCGGTTTCAGTGCCTTTGAAACTTATTCAGTATCGGTTACATGTTCGTAATCGGTGTCATCTATTTGCCGACTCATATTTTATTTGTCTTTACTTCCATGTGTCAACGCGTCGAGCATCCACCTGTCGTTAatcaattttaccccatacaataATTTAAggctaaaagaaaaagaaaaaaagtaaggCTAAGGGCATTACAAGTTCGCCTAAATCATAGACAGCAAGATGTGCCAAGTTTTAAAAATGGCAAAATGGCCTCGAAGCCACTTAAACTTATACCTATTTGTCAGTAAAAATAGTACGGGTTAGCCAGTTTTCGaactggtcattcaaaaatagccagcgtttgta is drawn from Nicotiana tomentosiformis chromosome 12, ASM39032v3, whole genome shotgun sequence and contains these coding sequences:
- the LOC104117390 gene encoding NADP-dependent malic enzyme, chloroplastic codes for the protein MFSLNGSSFTNNSLSGVSRCLTQSSRRGVSGPMVVVAAVNSNGKPGDRNVSVLVENSMKESAAAPVEKEIKSTVTGGVGDVYGEDSATEDQSITPWTLSVASGYSLLRNPHYNKGLAFSEKERDSHYLRGLLPPVVVNHDLQVKKMMNNLRQYEVPLQRYIAMMDIQEMNERLYYKLLMDNVEELLPIVYTPTVGEACQKYGSIFRRPQGLFISLKEKGKINEVLKNWPERKIQVIVVTDGERILGLGDLGCQGMGIPVGKLSLYTALGGIRPSACLPITIDVGTNNEDLLNDEFYIGLRQRRARGQEYAELFDEFMYAVKQNYGEKVLIQFEDFANHNAFDLLAKYGTSHLVFNDDIQGTASVVLAGLMAALQLVGGTLSEHTFLFLGAGEAGTGIAELIALEMSKQTGIPLEETRKKIWMLDSKGLIVNSRMESLQHFKRPWAHDHEPVKDLVNAVKSIKPTVLIGSSGAGRTFTKEVVQAMATFNEKPIIFALSNPTSQSECTAEEAYTWSEGRAIFASGSPFAPVEYNGKIYASGQANNAYIFPGFGLGLIISGAIRVHDDMLLAASEALAEQVSQENFEKGLIYPPFTNIRKISANIAAKVAAKAYELGLATRLPEPANLVAYAESCMYSPAYRSYR